One stretch of Akkermansia sp. RCC_12PD DNA includes these proteins:
- a CDS encoding class I SAM-dependent rRNA methyltransferase — MNDSHSPRSPRNPRDSRSKPSYRDRRPPAGRPRSAPKKNLFVNKSPEGSESWLSPWVELKYFTYNPAVFPRMLGSVSGEIAPGSLVHVYDKNGELFGSGFWNETSRTPLRMVYHGRDVFGELELDAALERAVKLRRDILRLDETTNAYRVLHGDSDGVGGLVVDRYADVLSLEVSTLAVWQRLGRWLPLLHRLCGTGRHVIQADEGIARMEGIRPEDAPESSAPVKLVKIVENGITYEVDFAQGHKTGFFCDQRDNRLKFASLVKGATVLDLCCYSGGFSIAAKMLGGAAEVTGVDLDEKAIAMAKRNGNINQQRIDFVHADAFVYARQMVRNGRLFDAVLLDPPKFIIGRDGFEEGIKKYHDLNMLGLQCVRPGGLFVTCSCSGLLSPSEFEQTVVKAAQRQGRKLQIMGMTGPGWDHPYLSTYPEGRYLKVLWAIAL, encoded by the coding sequence ATGAACGATTCCCACTCTCCCCGCAGCCCCCGCAATCCGCGCGACTCCCGTTCCAAACCTTCCTACAGGGACCGCCGCCCCCCGGCGGGACGTCCGCGCTCCGCGCCCAAAAAGAACCTGTTTGTCAACAAGTCCCCGGAGGGCAGCGAAAGTTGGCTTTCCCCGTGGGTGGAGCTGAAATACTTTACGTACAACCCCGCCGTGTTCCCCCGCATGCTCGGCTCCGTCAGCGGAGAAATAGCACCGGGGAGTCTGGTGCACGTGTACGACAAAAACGGGGAATTGTTCGGCTCCGGCTTCTGGAACGAAACGAGCCGCACCCCCCTGCGCATGGTGTACCACGGCCGCGATGTCTTCGGGGAACTGGAGCTAGATGCCGCTCTGGAACGCGCCGTGAAACTGCGCCGCGATATCCTGCGCCTGGATGAGACGACAAATGCGTACCGCGTGCTGCACGGTGATTCCGACGGTGTGGGCGGCCTGGTCGTGGACCGCTACGCGGACGTTCTGAGCCTGGAAGTAAGCACGCTGGCCGTCTGGCAGCGGCTGGGGCGCTGGCTTCCTCTGCTGCACCGCCTGTGCGGCACCGGAAGGCATGTGATTCAGGCGGACGAGGGAATCGCCCGCATGGAGGGCATCCGCCCGGAAGACGCGCCGGAATCCTCCGCTCCCGTCAAGCTGGTGAAGATTGTAGAAAACGGCATCACGTATGAAGTGGACTTCGCCCAGGGGCACAAGACGGGCTTTTTCTGCGACCAGCGGGACAACCGCCTCAAGTTCGCCTCCCTGGTGAAGGGGGCTACGGTGCTGGACCTGTGCTGCTACAGCGGCGGATTCTCCATTGCCGCCAAGATGCTGGGAGGAGCGGCGGAAGTCACGGGCGTGGACCTGGATGAAAAGGCCATCGCCATGGCGAAGAGGAATGGCAATATCAATCAGCAGCGAATCGACTTCGTACATGCGGACGCCTTTGTCTACGCGCGCCAGATGGTGCGCAACGGACGTCTGTTTGATGCCGTGCTGCTGGACCCGCCCAAATTCATCATCGGCCGTGACGGCTTTGAGGAAGGAATCAAAAAATACCATGATCTGAACATGCTGGGGCTCCAGTGTGTCAGGCCGGGCGGCCTCTTCGTCACCTGCTCCTGTTCCGGACTCCTTTCCCCCTCCGAATTTGAGCAGACCGTCGTCAAGGCGGCCCAGCGGCAGGGGCGCAAACTCCAGATCATGGGCATGACCGGCCCCGGCTGGGACCATCCCTATCTGAGCACCTACCCGGAAGGACGCTACCTGAAAGTCCTCTGGGCCATCGCCCTGTAG
- a CDS encoding NAD(P)-dependent oxidoreductase, whose translation MSRTLVFGAGGRVGSRLVEHLRDAGAEVVACGRNTCDLEDLSALKKFLLSSGATHVINCAAVSGLEACLDDPVTAHRVNAMAPELMARLCRLEGMRFIHLSTDYVLDGRRPGLKTEADKCRPVNVYGESKLEAELRVREEMPEALVARVSWVFGNPTRPSFPEMMLRRALNGQALAAVADKWSLPAWIEDLCEWLRFLAYESDAAGILHLCQSGEPVSWHGYALAALESAVKHGLLHELPPVAEQKLDEQAGFRDARPRHTAMSSGRLASLLGRPVRPYQEAVELAVARYAADPTFLSRIS comes from the coding sequence ATGTCCAGAACATTGGTATTCGGGGCCGGAGGCCGTGTGGGGAGCCGCCTGGTGGAACACCTGCGGGATGCAGGAGCGGAAGTGGTTGCCTGCGGGCGCAATACCTGCGATTTGGAGGACTTGTCCGCGCTGAAAAAATTTCTTCTTTCTTCCGGAGCTACGCACGTCATCAACTGCGCGGCGGTAAGCGGGCTGGAAGCCTGCCTGGACGATCCGGTAACCGCGCACCGGGTGAATGCCATGGCGCCGGAGCTGATGGCGCGCCTGTGCCGCCTGGAGGGCATGCGCTTCATCCACCTGAGCACGGACTACGTTCTGGACGGCCGCCGGCCCGGCCTGAAGACGGAGGCGGACAAATGCCGCCCCGTGAACGTATATGGGGAATCCAAGCTGGAGGCGGAGCTCCGCGTACGGGAGGAAATGCCGGAAGCCCTGGTGGCCCGCGTTTCTTGGGTGTTCGGCAATCCCACCCGCCCCTCCTTCCCGGAGATGATGCTCCGGCGCGCGCTGAACGGGCAGGCCCTGGCCGCCGTGGCGGACAAATGGTCCCTCCCCGCGTGGATTGAGGATTTGTGCGAATGGCTCCGCTTTCTGGCCTATGAGAGCGACGCGGCGGGAATCCTGCACCTGTGCCAGTCCGGGGAGCCGGTCTCATGGCACGGGTACGCGCTGGCGGCCCTGGAAAGCGCGGTGAAGCACGGGCTTCTGCATGAGCTGCCGCCCGTGGCGGAACAAAAGCTCGACGAACAGGCGGGTTTCAGGGATGCTCGGCCCAGGCATACCGCCATGTCCTCCGGACGGCTGGCTTCCCTGCTGGGCCGTCCCGTGAGGCCGTACCAGGAAGCCGTTGAGCTGGCCGTGGCCCGCTATGCCGCAGATCCAACATTTCTTTCCCGCATCTCATGA
- a CDS encoding enolase C-terminal domain-like protein: MNIVFYYEYSLTACGPLNARAAEVCRKGALIRTEEGGYGCIQPWPELGDHSLQEELDALRKGNPLPLGKRALECAQVDGEARAAGVSLFSGLHIPASHATLPSCVSPATIRIMETKGFKAGKIKASSNPAAALERLTMLASMVPSWRWRLDFNGSLDGNEALQFWKSLPHHLKSRIDFIEDPCPFSVPGWERLVNAGVPLALDMGTDTEHQPSITADLPVTRIVKPAREATPGDLNDPPVFTTVMDHPVGQLWAVYQAADYYRDALPTEIPLCGLCTHLLFEPDPFIDQMGGMNPQVAVPAGTGLGFDGMLEALPWKKL, from the coding sequence ATGAATATTGTGTTTTACTATGAATATTCTTTAACGGCTTGCGGCCCTCTCAATGCCAGGGCCGCGGAAGTATGCAGGAAAGGGGCTCTCATCAGGACGGAGGAAGGCGGCTACGGCTGCATCCAGCCCTGGCCGGAGCTGGGGGATCATTCCCTGCAGGAGGAACTGGACGCGCTCAGGAAAGGTAATCCGCTGCCCCTGGGCAAACGGGCCCTGGAATGCGCGCAGGTGGACGGGGAGGCGCGCGCCGCCGGCGTCAGCCTGTTCTCCGGCCTCCACATTCCGGCCAGCCATGCCACCCTTCCCAGCTGCGTCAGCCCGGCCACTATCAGAATCATGGAAACGAAAGGCTTCAAGGCGGGAAAGATCAAGGCAAGCTCCAATCCGGCGGCAGCCCTGGAACGGCTGACCATGCTGGCCTCCATGGTTCCTTCCTGGCGCTGGCGGCTGGACTTCAACGGCTCCCTGGACGGAAACGAGGCGCTCCAGTTCTGGAAATCCCTGCCGCACCACCTCAAGAGCCGGATAGATTTCATTGAAGACCCCTGCCCCTTCTCCGTTCCCGGCTGGGAACGCCTGGTGAATGCGGGCGTGCCGCTGGCCCTGGATATGGGAACAGACACAGAGCACCAGCCCTCCATCACGGCGGACCTGCCTGTCACGCGTATCGTCAAGCCGGCGCGGGAGGCCACGCCCGGGGACCTTAATGATCCCCCCGTATTCACCACCGTCATGGACCACCCCGTGGGGCAGTTGTGGGCCGTTTATCAGGCGGCGGACTATTACCGCGACGCTCTTCCCACGGAGATTCCGCTCTGCGGCCTGTGCACCCACCTCCTGTTTGAACCGGATCCGTTCATCGACCAGATGGGAGGCATGAATCCGCAGGTAGCCGTTCCCGCCGGAACGGGGCTGGGTTTTGACGGCATGCTGGAAGCCCTGCCCTGGAAGAAGCTCTGA
- a CDS encoding family 20 glycosylhydrolase has protein sequence MKSFILPVICLCLAVGGVLGQDTAPAFPANGPNYRMFPADRPPLVPMPQQVKWSGRAVPVQSVRIQAPAPARTSYPEQMKFIVSELKSFLAGHGVQVSQEGAFAVKFVQGDVKAGTENPKLKEEAYSLRVTPGGALITARDTKGFYYGLKTLEQLLLRRDGKTTIAACDIVDWPDFEVRGFMNDVGRNYMPLPLIAQELDSMGQLKLNVYHFHFTEHPGWRLESKIYPELNDPKNFTRMPGKFYTQKEFKQLVEYCRLRNILLIPEMDMPGHSQAFRKALNVKMSDEKATKALVALIKEMCSLVPKEKMPIIHIGTDEAHGKDEQVNDDILKEYIHAVESCGRTPMRWQPGLNPKGYNGSIQHLWSGRQNRRAWPTDGSKYIDSLETYLNHIDPFETAMTMYFRRACPFQNAEGLGMILCSWPDLEITDPRNQVLQTPVYAGMAFVSEPLWNNPHEKFQRDPNQDEYMKYFSNLPVQGDPLLKGFADYENRVLAIRDRFFVNKEFNYVRQANIPWKLLGPIPHGGKTETEFGPEEDVKSGKMKDSYEIGGVTYTWSKDDYTGATVIFKHYCDFPTLFNGAKMGAFPHKNHTYYAQTYIYSPKAQTVPFWVSGHTWATSDWRNGPASVPGKWFHANPRFFVNGKEIEPPKWARPRNGGVMVDENYHFREPAMITLKKGWNHVLVKSPNNNSTRRWMFTFVPVQVNPKTPGCNVKEFPGLKFSTDPGRKP, from the coding sequence ATGAAATCCTTTATATTGCCAGTTATCTGCCTTTGTCTGGCGGTCGGCGGCGTTCTGGGGCAGGACACGGCTCCCGCCTTCCCCGCCAACGGCCCCAATTACCGGATGTTCCCGGCGGACCGGCCGCCGCTGGTCCCCATGCCCCAGCAGGTGAAGTGGAGCGGCAGGGCGGTCCCCGTCCAGTCCGTGCGCATCCAGGCCCCGGCGCCAGCCCGTACTTCCTATCCGGAACAAATGAAGTTTATCGTGTCCGAGCTGAAGTCCTTCCTGGCCGGCCACGGGGTGCAGGTTTCCCAGGAGGGGGCGTTTGCCGTCAAATTCGTGCAGGGAGACGTGAAGGCCGGCACGGAAAATCCCAAATTGAAGGAAGAGGCCTATTCCCTGCGGGTGACTCCCGGCGGGGCCCTGATCACGGCCAGGGACACCAAAGGTTTTTATTACGGACTGAAAACCCTGGAACAGCTTCTTCTGCGCCGGGACGGGAAAACGACGATTGCCGCCTGCGACATCGTGGACTGGCCGGATTTTGAGGTCCGCGGATTCATGAACGACGTGGGCCGTAATTACATGCCGCTGCCCCTGATCGCCCAGGAACTGGACTCCATGGGCCAGCTCAAGCTGAACGTGTACCATTTTCATTTCACGGAGCATCCAGGCTGGCGGCTGGAATCCAAAATTTATCCGGAACTGAACGATCCGAAGAACTTCACGCGCATGCCCGGCAAGTTTTATACGCAGAAGGAGTTCAAGCAGCTGGTGGAATACTGCCGCCTGCGCAATATTCTGCTGATTCCGGAGATGGACATGCCGGGGCACAGCCAGGCCTTCCGGAAGGCGCTCAACGTGAAGATGAGCGATGAAAAGGCCACCAAGGCCCTGGTGGCCCTGATCAAGGAGATGTGCTCCCTGGTTCCCAAGGAAAAGATGCCCATCATCCACATCGGCACGGACGAGGCCCACGGCAAGGACGAGCAGGTGAACGATGACATTCTGAAAGAATACATCCATGCGGTGGAGTCCTGCGGGCGCACGCCCATGAGGTGGCAGCCCGGCCTGAATCCGAAGGGCTATAACGGCTCCATCCAGCACCTGTGGTCCGGACGCCAGAACCGCCGGGCATGGCCTACCGACGGGTCGAAGTATATCGATTCCCTGGAAACCTACCTGAACCACATTGATCCGTTTGAAACGGCCATGACCATGTACTTCCGCCGGGCATGCCCGTTCCAGAATGCTGAAGGGCTGGGCATGATCCTCTGCTCATGGCCGGACCTGGAGATTACGGACCCGCGCAACCAGGTCCTCCAGACGCCCGTTTACGCCGGCATGGCTTTCGTTTCGGAACCCCTGTGGAACAATCCGCATGAAAAGTTTCAGAGGGACCCCAACCAGGACGAGTACATGAAATACTTCTCCAACCTTCCCGTGCAGGGGGATCCGCTCCTGAAAGGCTTTGCGGACTATGAAAACCGCGTGCTCGCCATCCGGGACCGCTTCTTCGTAAACAAGGAGTTCAACTACGTGCGCCAGGCGAACATTCCGTGGAAGCTGTTGGGGCCCATTCCCCACGGAGGGAAGACGGAAACGGAATTTGGTCCGGAGGAAGACGTCAAGAGCGGAAAAATGAAGGATTCCTATGAAATTGGCGGTGTCACCTACACATGGTCCAAGGACGACTACACCGGCGCCACTGTCATCTTCAAGCATTACTGCGATTTCCCGACGCTGTTCAACGGAGCGAAAATGGGGGCCTTCCCGCACAAGAACCATACCTATTACGCGCAGACCTACATTTATTCCCCCAAGGCCCAGACGGTCCCCTTCTGGGTGAGCGGCCACACCTGGGCCACGTCGGACTGGCGCAACGGCCCCGCCAGCGTGCCGGGCAAGTGGTTCCATGCGAATCCCAGGTTCTTCGTCAACGGAAAGGAAATTGAGCCTCCCAAGTGGGCCAGGCCGCGCAATGGCGGCGTGATGGTGGATGAAAACTACCATTTCCGTGAACCTGCCATGATTACCCTCAAGAAAGGCTGGAACCACGTTCTGGTAAAAAGCCCGAACAACAACAGCACCCGCCGCTGGATGTTCACCTTCGTCCCGGTGCAGGTGAATCCCAAAACGCCCGGCTGCAACGTAAAGGAATTCCCCGGTCTGAAATTTTCCACGGACCCAGGCCGGAAACCGTGA
- a CDS encoding MATE family efflux transporter yields the protein MTAQSRNISELENASVWRLLVQYSLPSIAGMVVYSLYNIIDSVFIGHGVGPLALSGLAVTFPIMNLTFALGTLVGIGGAAISSIRLGKKDPEGTEHTLGNVLVLSLIASVVLAVPTLIFLKEILAAFGASGQTLAYGYDFMLVTLLGLPVTYVFFNLNHVMRATGYPKKAMGSTLLSVGINIVLAPIFIFWFKWGITGAAFATLIAQIAGMARVLIHFSDKSSAVHFRRGIWNLKRAIVTGILSIGLAPCLVNVCGSAVAIAINRQLADHGGDLAIGAFGIINRILILFAMLVIGLTQGMQPIIGYNHGAMKPDRVLLTLKYGIITGTAFTTAGFLACMFFSHGIAALFTDDAQLISLAAGGLKIVILAFPLIGSQIVIGNFFQAIGKARLAIFLSLTRQMLFLLPFLLILPGFWGQTGVWASMPLADVLSSIVTLWFIRRFLKYYRGKNREYLAQPAGQV from the coding sequence ATGACAGCCCAGTCACGCAACATCTCGGAATTGGAAAACGCATCCGTCTGGCGTCTTCTGGTCCAGTATTCCCTGCCCTCCATCGCAGGCATGGTGGTGTACTCCCTGTACAACATTATTGACAGCGTGTTCATCGGCCACGGCGTGGGGCCGCTTGCCCTTTCCGGCCTGGCGGTCACCTTCCCCATCATGAACCTGACTTTCGCCCTGGGAACGCTGGTGGGCATAGGCGGTGCGGCCATCAGCTCCATCAGACTGGGAAAGAAGGACCCGGAGGGGACGGAACATACGCTGGGGAACGTCCTGGTCCTGAGCCTGATCGCCTCCGTGGTGCTCGCTGTTCCCACACTGATCTTCCTCAAGGAAATTCTGGCCGCCTTCGGAGCCAGCGGGCAAACCCTGGCCTACGGGTATGACTTCATGCTGGTCACCCTGCTGGGGCTCCCCGTCACATACGTCTTTTTCAATCTCAATCACGTGATGAGGGCCACGGGCTATCCGAAAAAGGCCATGGGCTCCACCCTGCTTTCCGTAGGCATCAACATTGTTCTGGCGCCAATCTTTATCTTCTGGTTCAAGTGGGGCATCACCGGAGCGGCGTTCGCCACATTGATCGCCCAGATTGCCGGCATGGCGCGCGTGCTCATCCATTTTTCAGACAAATCCAGCGCCGTCCATTTCCGCCGCGGCATCTGGAACCTGAAAAGAGCCATCGTTACCGGCATTCTGTCCATTGGGCTGGCTCCGTGTCTGGTGAATGTGTGCGGCAGTGCGGTGGCCATTGCCATCAACAGGCAGCTTGCGGACCACGGCGGGGACCTGGCCATAGGCGCCTTCGGCATCATCAACCGGATTCTCATCCTGTTTGCCATGCTCGTCATCGGCCTCACGCAGGGCATGCAGCCCATCATCGGCTACAATCACGGAGCCATGAAGCCGGACCGGGTGTTGCTCACGCTGAAATACGGGATCATTACGGGCACGGCGTTCACTACGGCGGGCTTCCTGGCCTGCATGTTTTTTTCCCACGGCATTGCCGCCCTCTTTACGGATGACGCACAACTGATCAGCCTGGCCGCGGGCGGGCTCAAGATCGTCATTCTGGCCTTTCCGCTCATCGGCAGCCAGATCGTCATCGGGAACTTTTTCCAGGCCATCGGCAAGGCAAGGCTGGCCATTTTCCTCTCCCTCACCCGCCAGATGCTGTTCCTGCTGCCGTTCCTGCTGATTTTACCGGGGTTCTGGGGACAGACGGGCGTATGGGCGTCCATGCCGCTGGCGGACGTTCTTTCCTCCATCGTCACCCTGTGGTTCATCCGCAGGTTCTTGAAATATTACCGCGGGAAAAACCGGGAATACCTGGCGCAGCCTGCCGGGCAGGTCTAA
- a CDS encoding alpha-amylase, which translates to MKNGIMMQYFEWNLPNDGQFWNKLKEDAPHLEEIGVTAVWIPPAYKGKEQNDVGYGTYDLFDLGEFDQKNTVRTKYGTKQELQDAIKALHDHHVDVYLDAVMNHKAGADYTEKFMAKEVDENNREEETTDAYEIEGWTGFNFPGRGDKYSDFKWHWYHFTGTDYDNKTGKTTVFKIMGDGKDWSSGVDDENGNYDYLMFANLDFDHPEVVKEMEKWGVWVSRELDLDGMRLDAIKHINDEFIKKFLAAVRKERGEDFYAVGEYWKQDLDSLDEYLKEERYKVDLFDVPLHYNMYQASEHGRDYDLTKILDGTLVQNHPTLAVTFVDNHDSQWGSSLQSAVKDWFKPSAYALILLMKDGYPCIFYGDYYGVSGNPPVHRGIIDNLLEIRKNHAYGEQNYYFDHPNTIGFTRVGDEQHPKSGVAVLISNGENGDKVMNVGKQHAGETWKEATGNVEETVTIDDEGNGRFIVHGGNVAVWIPEDAPQDPKQDARKDDAGEES; encoded by the coding sequence ATGAAAAACGGAATCATGATGCAATACTTTGAGTGGAACCTGCCCAACGACGGACAGTTCTGGAACAAACTGAAGGAAGACGCCCCCCATCTGGAGGAAATAGGGGTGACGGCCGTCTGGATTCCGCCGGCCTACAAGGGCAAGGAACAGAACGACGTGGGATACGGCACCTACGACTTGTTTGACCTGGGGGAATTCGACCAGAAAAACACCGTGCGCACCAAGTATGGCACCAAGCAGGAGCTCCAGGACGCCATCAAGGCCCTGCACGACCACCATGTGGATGTTTACCTGGACGCCGTGATGAACCACAAGGCCGGAGCAGACTATACGGAAAAGTTCATGGCCAAGGAAGTGGACGAGAACAACCGGGAGGAGGAAACCACGGACGCCTACGAAATTGAAGGCTGGACCGGATTTAATTTCCCCGGCCGCGGAGACAAGTATTCCGACTTCAAATGGCACTGGTACCACTTTACCGGCACGGATTACGACAATAAAACGGGCAAAACCACCGTGTTCAAGATCATGGGGGACGGGAAGGACTGGAGCAGCGGCGTGGATGACGAAAATGGAAATTACGACTACCTCATGTTCGCCAACCTGGACTTCGACCACCCGGAAGTGGTGAAGGAAATGGAAAAATGGGGCGTATGGGTCTCCCGCGAACTTGACCTGGACGGCATGAGGCTGGACGCCATCAAGCATATCAACGACGAATTTATCAAGAAGTTCCTGGCCGCCGTCCGCAAGGAACGGGGAGAGGACTTCTACGCCGTGGGGGAATACTGGAAGCAGGACCTGGATTCCCTGGACGAATACCTGAAGGAGGAACGCTACAAGGTGGACCTTTTCGACGTGCCCCTGCACTACAACATGTACCAGGCTTCCGAACACGGCCGGGATTACGACCTGACCAAGATTCTGGACGGCACGCTGGTCCAGAACCACCCCACCTTGGCCGTCACCTTTGTGGACAACCATGACTCCCAGTGGGGCAGTTCCCTGCAATCAGCCGTCAAGGACTGGTTCAAGCCTTCCGCCTACGCGCTGATCCTGCTCATGAAGGACGGCTACCCCTGCATCTTTTACGGGGATTACTACGGTGTCAGCGGCAATCCGCCCGTACACCGCGGCATCATCGACAACCTGCTGGAAATCCGCAAGAACCACGCCTACGGGGAGCAGAATTACTACTTCGACCATCCGAACACCATCGGCTTTACCCGAGTGGGGGACGAACAGCATCCGAAGTCCGGCGTGGCCGTACTCATCTCCAACGGGGAAAACGGGGACAAGGTCATGAACGTGGGCAAGCAGCACGCGGGAGAAACCTGGAAGGAAGCCACCGGAAACGTGGAGGAAACCGTCACCATTGACGACGAAGGCAACGGCCGGTTCATCGTCCACGGCGGCAACGTGGCCGTCTGGATTCCGGAGGATGCTCCCCAGGACCCCAAGCAGGACGCCCGGAAGGACGATGCCGGGGAAGAAAGCTGA
- a CDS encoding YhcH/YjgK/YiaL family protein → MIIASLSDSARYEKLNPLFKQAFDFVRAADPAVLEPGPHVLAEDALIVMVNETAMKTLEKARMEVHNKFIDIHVPLSREERFTWKERAVLEKPSEPFQEEKDAQHYDDAEETSFTVRPGQFAVFFPEDAHAGCIGEGVIRKLVIKVKTA, encoded by the coding sequence ATGATTATTGCCTCTCTTTCCGATTCCGCTCGTTATGAAAAATTAAATCCCCTGTTCAAGCAGGCTTTCGACTTCGTACGCGCTGCAGATCCGGCCGTTCTGGAGCCGGGGCCTCATGTTCTTGCGGAAGATGCCCTGATCGTGATGGTGAACGAAACGGCGATGAAGACCCTGGAAAAGGCCAGGATGGAGGTCCATAACAAGTTCATCGACATCCACGTACCTCTTTCACGGGAAGAACGCTTTACCTGGAAGGAGCGCGCCGTGCTGGAAAAACCGTCCGAACCCTTCCAGGAGGAGAAGGATGCGCAGCATTACGACGACGCGGAAGAAACTTCCTTCACCGTCAGGCCCGGCCAGTTCGCCGTGTTTTTCCCGGAAGACGCCCATGCCGGGTGCATTGGGGAAGGCGTCATCCGCAAGCTGGTAATTAAAGTAAAAACGGCCTGA
- a CDS encoding PEP-CTERM sorting domain-containing protein — MKKILCTLCLGLVSLAASVSAATIELMPEITAITGQGYNSAGRLANNNITAADVKAWLGPAGRADGWYTTTGNGDMGWGSASVNTANQAISLPNMPGTAGVCAGLKMTIENIQAYSGLTFSFSLTPPGTGPTYTYSVWYETTDGDLVELCRGSRGNNASQWNVSYDVTDEQLAAMKENGNGKVYTVIGSSGGTNGNSGTIRDISLEGTLAVPEPATASLSLLGLVALMLRRRRV; from the coding sequence ATGAAAAAGATACTCTGCACCCTCTGTTTGGGCCTGGTCTCCCTGGCAGCCTCCGTTTCCGCCGCAACCATTGAGCTGATGCCGGAAATCACCGCCATCACCGGCCAGGGCTACAATTCCGCAGGACGTCTTGCCAACAACAATATCACAGCCGCCGACGTCAAGGCATGGCTGGGACCCGCCGGACGCGCGGACGGATGGTACACCACTACCGGAAACGGTGACATGGGCTGGGGCAGCGCTTCCGTCAATACAGCCAACCAGGCTATCAGCCTTCCCAACATGCCCGGTACGGCCGGGGTCTGCGCCGGCCTGAAAATGACCATTGAAAACATCCAGGCTTATTCCGGACTCACTTTCAGCTTCAGCCTGACTCCTCCCGGAACGGGCCCCACGTACACTTATTCCGTCTGGTATGAAACCACGGACGGAGACCTGGTGGAACTTTGCAGGGGAAGCAGGGGCAACAACGCCTCCCAGTGGAACGTTTCCTACGATGTGACCGATGAACAGCTCGCGGCCATGAAGGAAAACGGCAACGGCAAGGTTTACACTGTCATCGGAAGTTCAGGGGGCACCAACGGCAACAGCGGAACCATCCGCGATATTTCGCTGGAAGGCACACTGGCCGTTCCGGAACCAGCAACGGCTTCCCTGAGCCTTTTGGGGCTGGTCGCGCTGATGCTGCGCCGCCGCAGGGTGTAA
- a CDS encoding MerR family transcriptional regulator has translation MIKQKPKLGTYKASHDRTPKYTVKQVADMMEMSAYTIRYYENVGLIPDVDRSGGNARMFSEYTLGWLRLVHCLRMTGLPIEEVKHYIDLCQEGDSTIPERAELIFKQEKSLRNQLRVLKKQMEVLKYKKKFYQDLLENRRPDSCNPLNHAPANEPNITPED, from the coding sequence ATGATCAAGCAAAAGCCCAAACTGGGCACTTACAAAGCCTCCCACGACCGCACCCCCAAATATACGGTCAAGCAGGTGGCGGACATGATGGAAATGTCCGCCTACACCATCCGTTATTATGAGAACGTGGGGCTGATTCCCGACGTGGACCGCAGCGGCGGAAACGCCCGCATGTTTTCTGAATACACCCTGGGCTGGCTCCGCCTGGTTCACTGCCTCCGCATGACGGGGCTTCCCATTGAGGAGGTCAAACACTACATCGACCTGTGCCAGGAAGGGGATTCCACCATTCCGGAACGGGCGGAACTCATCTTCAAGCAGGAAAAAAGCCTCAGGAACCAGCTCCGCGTGCTGAAAAAGCAGATGGAAGTGCTGAAATACAAGAAGAAATTCTACCAGGACCTGCTGGAAAACCGCAGGCCGGACAGCTGCAATCCCCTGAACCACGCCCCCGCAAACGAACCGAACATCACGCCGGAGGACTGA
- a CDS encoding flavodoxin family protein — protein MKVALVNGSPHEHGCTYTALKEVAGALEGCGVETEIFWIGSHPVAGCIACGECRKTGKCFRNDCVNLFLEKVPGCDGFVFGSPVHFASAAGDMSSFLDRIFYAASARFRGKPGAAVTSCRRAGSTATLDQLNKYLLFSSMPIVSSQYWNMVHGNTPDEVLKDLEGLQIMRTLGRNMAWLLKSIEAGKLAGVPLPEEEPRVGTNFIR, from the coding sequence CTGAAAGTGGCGCTCGTCAATGGAAGCCCCCATGAACACGGGTGTACCTATACGGCGCTGAAGGAAGTTGCAGGGGCGCTGGAGGGCTGCGGCGTGGAAACGGAAATTTTCTGGATAGGCAGCCATCCGGTAGCCGGGTGCATCGCCTGCGGGGAATGCCGGAAAACGGGCAAGTGCTTCCGGAATGACTGCGTGAACCTGTTCCTTGAAAAAGTCCCGGGCTGCGACGGCTTCGTGTTTGGTTCCCCCGTTCATTTCGCTTCAGCGGCGGGAGACATGAGCTCCTTCCTGGACCGGATATTTTATGCCGCATCGGCCCGGTTCAGGGGCAAGCCCGGCGCGGCGGTCACCAGCTGCCGCAGGGCGGGGAGCACCGCCACGCTTGACCAGTTGAATAAATACCTGCTGTTCAGCTCCATGCCCATCGTCTCCTCCCAGTACTGGAACATGGTTCACGGGAACACGCCGGACGAAGTCCTCAAGGACCTGGAAGGCCTGCAAATCATGAGGACGCTGGGCCGGAACATGGCCTGGCTGCTGAAAAGCATTGAAGCGGGAAAGCTGGCGGGAGTGCCCCTTCCGGAGGAAGAACCGCGCGTGGGAACCAATTTCATCCGGTAA